In a single window of the Streptomyces sp. HUAS ZL42 genome:
- a CDS encoding winged helix DNA-binding domain-containing protein → MTVLDSRALNRATLARQHLLTRSDTSVPEAVTHLCGLQAQEPREPFIGLWSRLAGFRPEQLDDALTGRTVVRTHLMRRTVHLVTSGDALAWRARHDTMLRRRVLGTYRRELVGIDLDEVAAAGRAAMADQRPRTMRELVQALEDRWPGPPHRVLGELLVAALIPMAQLPPRGLWHQTAGVRNLPLATWLERDIDPLPTGDGDPVGQQLLRRYLAAHGPAASADLRAWCGLAGLPTAVKAVREELVVFRDERGRELLDLPDAPRPHPDTPAPVRFLPAFDNAVLGYHDRSRIIDASHLGVSVAGHRTVLVDGRVTATWTVHHHRLIISPLRSLTALEQEAVRAEAQDLSTFLDEDIEHVRLDTEN, encoded by the coding sequence ATGACCGTCCTCGACAGCCGCGCCCTCAACCGCGCCACCCTCGCCCGCCAGCACCTGCTCACGCGCAGCGACACATCCGTGCCTGAGGCGGTGACCCACCTGTGCGGCCTGCAGGCGCAAGAGCCCCGGGAACCGTTCATCGGGCTGTGGTCCCGCCTGGCCGGCTTCAGGCCCGAGCAACTGGACGATGCGCTGACCGGCCGCACGGTGGTGCGCACCCACCTGATGCGCCGCACCGTCCACCTTGTCACCTCCGGCGACGCGCTCGCCTGGCGAGCCCGCCACGACACCATGCTGCGCCGCCGAGTGCTGGGCACCTACCGGCGTGAACTGGTCGGCATCGACCTGGACGAGGTCGCTGCCGCCGGCCGCGCGGCCATGGCCGACCAGCGGCCCCGAACCATGAGGGAGCTCGTACAAGCCCTCGAAGACCGCTGGCCCGGCCCACCACACCGGGTCCTGGGCGAGCTGCTCGTCGCAGCCCTCATCCCGATGGCCCAACTCCCGCCCCGTGGCCTCTGGCACCAGACCGCCGGCGTACGCAACCTGCCGTTGGCCACCTGGCTGGAACGGGACATCGACCCCCTGCCCACCGGGGACGGCGATCCCGTCGGGCAGCAACTGCTGCGCCGCTACCTCGCCGCCCACGGGCCTGCCGCCAGTGCGGACCTACGCGCCTGGTGCGGCCTCGCCGGTCTTCCCACCGCTGTCAAAGCCGTCCGAGAAGAACTCGTCGTCTTCCGCGACGAACGCGGTCGCGAACTGCTCGATCTGCCCGACGCGCCCCGCCCCCACCCCGACACCCCGGCCCCCGTCCGGTTCCTGCCGGCCTTCGACAACGCCGTCCTCGGCTACCACGACCGCAGCCGCATCATCGACGCCTCCCACCTCGGTGTGTCCGTCGCAGGCCACCGTACGGTGCTTGTCGACGGACGCGTGACCGCTACCTGGACCGTGCACCATCACCGACTTATCATCAGCCCCCTCCGTTCCCTCACCGCCCTGGAGCAGGAAGCCGTCCGCGCCGAAGCCCAGGACCTCTCCACCTTCCTGGACGAAGACATCGAACACGTCCGACTCGACACCGAAAACTGA
- a CDS encoding VOC family protein, with amino-acid sequence MSVTTTTHLNFRGAAREALDFYQSVFGGRTVAVTYKDAGAVQNESEADWVMWGEVAGDNGFHVMAYDVPSQLPWNQGENPFFVSVRGDRAEEISVLWGKLAEGSTIVRPLEPAQWAPLYGMLTDRFGVTWVLDVTAPYND; translated from the coding sequence ATGTCCGTCACGACCACCACTCATCTGAACTTCCGGGGCGCCGCACGTGAGGCGCTGGACTTCTACCAGTCCGTCTTCGGCGGACGTACGGTCGCGGTCACCTACAAGGACGCGGGCGCCGTGCAGAACGAGAGCGAGGCGGACTGGGTGATGTGGGGCGAGGTGGCCGGCGACAACGGCTTCCACGTCATGGCATACGACGTGCCCTCGCAACTGCCCTGGAACCAGGGCGAGAACCCGTTCTTCGTCTCCGTGCGCGGTGACCGCGCCGAGGAGATCAGCGTCCTGTGGGGCAAACTCGCGGAGGGCTCGACCATCGTGCGTCCGCTGGAGCCTGCGCAGTGGGCGCCGCTGTACGGCATGCTCACCGACCGCTTCGGCGTCACCTGGGTCCTGGACGTCACCGCCCCGTACAACGACTGA